The following are from one region of the Mesorhizobium sp. B4-1-4 genome:
- the ilvN gene encoding acetolactate synthase small subunit: MNAQHLQPTGSAYFIAKETERPENHTLSVLVDNEPGVLARVIGLFSGRGYNIESLTVSETEHEKHLSRITIVTRGTPHVLEQIKHQLERIVPVHRVVDLTVRSHEFGQERPLERELALVKVAGTGEARVEALRLADAFRASVIDANTEHFIFEITGKGSKLDQFIAIMKPLGLVEICRTGVAAMNRGPQGM, encoded by the coding sequence ATGAACGCACAGCACCTTCAACCCACCGGTTCCGCCTACTTTATCGCCAAGGAGACGGAGCGGCCGGAAAACCACACGCTTTCCGTGCTGGTCGACAATGAACCAGGCGTTCTTGCCCGGGTCATCGGCCTGTTTTCCGGGCGCGGCTACAACATCGAGAGCCTGACCGTCTCCGAGACCGAGCATGAGAAGCATCTGTCGCGCATCACCATCGTGACGCGCGGCACGCCGCATGTGCTGGAACAGATCAAGCACCAGCTCGAGCGCATCGTGCCGGTCCACCGCGTGGTCGATCTCACCGTGCGGTCGCACGAATTCGGCCAGGAGCGGCCGCTGGAGCGGGAACTGGCGCTGGTCAAGGTTGCCGGCACCGGCGAGGCCCGCGTCGAGGCTCTGCGGCTGGCCGACGCCTTCCGCGCCAGCGTCATCGACGCCAACACCGAGCATTTCATCTTCGAGATCACCGGCAAGGGCTCCAAGCTCGACCAGTTCATCGCCATCATGAAGCCGCTCGGCCTGGTCGAAATCTGCCGCACCGGCGTGGCGGCGATGAATCGCGGCCCGCAAGGCATGTAG
- a CDS encoding LysE family translocator: MSLDAFLALLVYAFVTSIPPGPNNLMLLASGVNFGLVRSVPHMLGISIGFLVLLLAVGLGLGALLTAFPALHTALKIAGAVYLLYLAWKIAMSRSLSGKGEAKGQPMRFIDAAAFQWVNPKAWVMAITAMAVYSNPEHPFLSVVLISVAFTIVNLPSVSVWAGFGTALRGFLSDPARLKWFNIAMGVLLAATLWPMLR; encoded by the coding sequence ATGTCCCTCGATGCATTCCTCGCTCTGCTGGTCTACGCCTTCGTGACCTCGATCCCGCCGGGGCCGAACAATCTCATGTTGCTGGCTTCGGGCGTGAATTTCGGCCTGGTCAGGAGCGTGCCGCATATGCTTGGCATCAGCATCGGCTTTCTTGTCCTGCTGCTTGCCGTGGGCCTTGGTCTTGGCGCGCTGCTGACGGCGTTTCCCGCACTGCACACCGCGCTGAAGATCGCGGGCGCCGTCTATCTGCTCTACCTTGCCTGGAAGATCGCCATGTCGCGTTCGCTCAGCGGCAAGGGAGAGGCAAAGGGGCAGCCGATGCGTTTCATCGATGCGGCGGCGTTCCAGTGGGTCAATCCCAAGGCCTGGGTGATGGCGATCACCGCCATGGCCGTCTACAGCAATCCGGAGCACCCATTCCTGTCTGTGGTGCTGATCTCTGTAGCCTTCACCATCGTCAATCTGCCGAGCGTCTCGGTGTGGGCAGGCTTCGGTACGGCGTTGCGCGGTTTCCTGTCGGATCCGGCGCGGCTGAAATGGTTCAACATCGCCATGGGCGTGCTGCTGGCGGCGACGCTGTGGCCGATGCTGCGGTAG
- a CDS encoding efflux RND transporter permease subunit has protein sequence MISEFCIRRPVATLLMSFALILGGLFAYKFLPVAALPSAEFPVVNVSAQLPGASPETMATSVATPLIKQFATIAGIDSISTTNSLGQTSIAIQFVLNRNIDAAAADVQAAIARTQKSLPPQMTSPPSYRKVNPADAPILLMSLVSDTVPLTDLDAFAENVISPSLSTIDGVAQVSIFGQQKYAVRIQIDPTALAARGISIDQLQAAISSANSNTPLGVLQNNKQQLTITANTQLTNAAGFSNLIIATKNGHPVRLGEVTRVVDSVQTTTTASWYDGTRAIIMAVQRQPDANTVDVVDRVKAMLPSFQDQLPAAANIKLLNDRSTSIRQAVNDVQFTLLLTIALVVMVIFVFLRRVTATIIPAVAVPISLIATLGAMFLFGFSIDNISLMGLTLAVGLVVDDAIVMLENIFRHMEEDGLSAFDASLKGAREIGFTIISISISLVAVFIPVLLMGGVIGRIFNEFAVVVTVAILASMFVSLTLTPMLCSRLLSVTKADREAHSAGHRRDLVTRSYDWLLSFCLRHTFLVFLIFIGTAAASVWLVQISPKGFFPQEDIGQISVTTIARQDISFDAMAKLQGQVASVFSHSPYVDHVAWSAGSGNNALNQGQLFVQLKGKDQRPNIEKVLSDLRKQLAGVAGIETYMQPVQNLRLGSRSSASAYQLVVQGLDTGQTDIWAQKLNDAMAADHTTFTDVTSDLQNNALQASLVVDRDKAAQLGIDTDTLRSALYGGFGTDQVSTIFGSADSYEVITELDPKIEWSPERMLAIQMRTASGSLVPLGAFARVDRTAGALTVNQLGQLPAVTISYNLPQGVALGDSVTRINALKEQIGMPTAISTTFAGTAKTFQDSLANQGLLIGGAILTIYIVLGILYESFIHPLTILTGLPSAVLGALVALRFAGMDLSVIAVIGILMLIGIVKKNGIMMVDVALELRREGMSARDSIHKACLMRFRPIMMTTLAALMGTFPIALGTGASAELRQPLGVAVVGGLLASQALTLFVTPVIYVYMENFSGWLLGLMPKRKAELRLVESGDQPSLFDADDETQGEPQKAAAE, from the coding sequence ATGATTTCCGAATTCTGCATCCGCAGGCCCGTCGCCACCCTTCTGATGTCGTTCGCCCTCATTCTGGGCGGATTGTTTGCCTACAAGTTCCTGCCTGTGGCGGCGCTGCCCAGCGCCGAATTCCCGGTGGTCAACGTCTCGGCCCAGTTGCCCGGCGCCTCACCGGAAACCATGGCGACATCGGTGGCGACGCCGCTGATCAAGCAGTTCGCGACCATCGCCGGCATCGATTCCATTTCGACCACGAACTCGCTCGGCCAGACCTCGATCGCCATCCAGTTCGTGCTCAACCGCAACATCGACGCGGCCGCGGCGGACGTTCAGGCGGCGATCGCGCGCACGCAGAAATCATTGCCGCCGCAGATGACCTCGCCGCCGAGCTATCGCAAGGTCAATCCAGCCGACGCGCCGATCCTCTTGATGTCGCTGGTCAGCGACACGGTTCCGCTGACCGATCTCGACGCTTTCGCGGAAAACGTCATCTCACCATCGCTGTCGACCATCGACGGGGTGGCGCAGGTCTCGATCTTCGGCCAGCAGAAATATGCCGTGCGCATCCAGATCGATCCGACCGCGCTCGCCGCGCGCGGCATCTCGATCGACCAGCTGCAGGCGGCGATCTCGTCGGCCAACAGCAACACGCCGCTCGGCGTGCTGCAGAACAACAAGCAGCAGCTCACCATCACCGCAAACACGCAGCTGACCAACGCAGCGGGATTTTCCAACCTCATCATCGCCACCAAGAACGGTCACCCGGTGCGGCTGGGGGAGGTGACGCGCGTCGTCGATTCGGTGCAGACCACGACGACGGCAAGCTGGTACGATGGTACCCGCGCGATCATCATGGCGGTGCAGCGCCAGCCCGACGCCAACACGGTCGACGTCGTCGACAGAGTCAAGGCTATGTTGCCGTCCTTCCAGGACCAGCTGCCGGCCGCCGCCAACATCAAATTGCTCAATGACCGTTCGACCTCGATCCGCCAGGCCGTCAACGACGTCCAGTTCACACTGCTGTTGACCATCGCGCTGGTGGTCATGGTGATCTTCGTGTTCCTGCGCCGGGTGACGGCCACCATCATCCCGGCCGTGGCGGTGCCGATCTCGCTGATCGCCACGCTCGGCGCGATGTTCCTGTTCGGCTTTTCCATCGACAACATATCGCTGATGGGCCTGACGCTCGCCGTCGGCCTTGTCGTCGACGATGCCATCGTGATGCTGGAAAATATCTTCCGCCACATGGAAGAGGATGGGCTGTCGGCCTTCGACGCGTCGCTGAAGGGCGCGCGCGAAATCGGCTTCACCATCATCTCGATCTCGATCTCGCTGGTGGCGGTGTTCATTCCCGTGCTTCTCATGGGCGGCGTGATCGGGCGCATCTTCAACGAGTTCGCCGTCGTGGTGACGGTCGCCATCCTGGCGTCGATGTTCGTGTCGCTGACGCTGACGCCGATGCTGTGTTCGCGGTTGCTGTCGGTGACCAAGGCCGATCGCGAGGCGCACAGCGCTGGCCACAGGCGCGATCTCGTCACACGCAGCTACGACTGGCTCTTGAGCTTCTGCCTGCGGCACACCTTCCTGGTATTCCTCATCTTCATCGGCACCGCGGCGGCGTCGGTATGGCTGGTCCAGATCTCGCCGAAAGGCTTCTTCCCGCAGGAGGACATCGGCCAGATATCGGTGACGACCATCGCGCGCCAGGACATCTCGTTCGATGCCATGGCCAAGCTGCAAGGGCAGGTGGCCAGCGTCTTCTCGCATTCGCCCTATGTCGACCATGTGGCGTGGTCGGCCGGCAGCGGCAACAATGCGCTCAACCAGGGGCAGCTTTTCGTCCAGCTCAAGGGCAAGGACCAGCGGCCGAACATTGAAAAGGTGCTTTCGGATCTGCGCAAGCAGCTGGCCGGCGTGGCAGGCATCGAGACCTACATGCAGCCGGTGCAGAACCTGAGGCTCGGTTCGCGCTCGTCGGCCAGCGCCTATCAGCTCGTGGTTCAGGGCCTCGATACCGGCCAGACCGATATCTGGGCGCAGAAACTGAACGATGCGATGGCCGCCGACCACACGACCTTCACCGACGTCACCAGCGATCTGCAGAACAATGCGCTGCAGGCGTCGCTGGTGGTGGATCGCGACAAGGCCGCCCAGCTCGGCATCGATACCGACACGCTGCGCTCCGCCCTCTATGGCGGGTTCGGCACCGACCAGGTTTCGACGATCTTCGGCTCGGCCGACAGCTACGAAGTCATCACCGAGCTCGATCCCAAGATCGAATGGTCGCCCGAGCGCATGCTCGCCATCCAGATGAGGACGGCGAGCGGCTCTCTGGTGCCGCTTGGCGCCTTCGCCCGGGTGGACCGCACGGCCGGTGCCTTGACGGTCAACCAGCTCGGCCAGCTTCCGGCCGTGACGATTTCCTACAACCTGCCGCAAGGCGTGGCGCTCGGCGACAGCGTGACGCGCATCAACGCGCTCAAAGAGCAGATCGGCATGCCGACGGCGATCTCGACCACCTTTGCCGGCACGGCCAAGACCTTCCAGGATTCGCTTGCCAACCAGGGCCTGCTGATCGGCGGCGCGATCCTGACCATCTACATCGTGCTCGGCATTCTGTACGAGAGCTTCATCCACCCGCTCACCATTCTCACCGGCCTGCCATCAGCGGTGCTGGGAGCGCTCGTTGCGTTGCGCTTCGCCGGCATGGACCTGTCAGTCATCGCGGTGATCGGCATCCTGATGCTGATCGGCATCGTCAAGAAGAACGGCATCATGATGGTCGACGTGGCGCTGGAGCTCCGACGTGAAGGCATGTCAGCCAGGGATTCCATCCACAAGGCCTGCCTTATGCGTTTCAGGCCGATCATGATGACGACGCTGGCAGCACTTATGGGCACGTTCCCGATCGCGCTTGGCACCGGCGCCAGCGCCGAATTGCGCCAGCCGCTGGGCGTTGCCGTTGTCGGCGGCCTGCTTGCTTCGCAGGCGCTGACGCTGTTCGTGACACCCGTGATCTACGTCTACATGGAAAATTTCTCGGGCTGGCTGCTCGGGCTCATGCCGAAGCGCAAGGCCGAGTTGCGCCTGGTCGAATCAGGGGATCAGCCCTCGCTGTTCGACGCCGACGACGAGACGCAAGGCGAGCCGCAAAAGGCGGCCGCGGAATAG
- a CDS encoding acetolactate synthase 3 large subunit: protein MSNGQNGRREMTGAEMVVQALKDNGVKHVFGYPGGAVLPIYDEIFQQDEVEHILVRHEQGAGHAAEGYARSTGKAGVMLVTSGPGATNAVTPLQDALMDSIPLVCLTGQVPTSLIGSDAFQECDTVGITRPCTKHNWLVKDVNDLAATIHEAFHVATTGRPGPVVVDIPKDVQFAKGFYVPPQIAPRTSYQPKVQGDLEKIKAAVELMAGAKKPIIYSGGGVVNSGPEASHLLRELVDLTGFPITSTLMGLGAYPASGKNWVGMLGMHGTYEANMAMHDCDVMVCIGARFDDRITGRLNAFSPNSKKIHIDIDPSSINKNVHADVPVIGDVGRVLEDMVRLWRATAKTDKKALYPWWEQIAKWRGRDSLAFKMNHDVIMPQYAIQRLYELTKDRDTYITTEVGQHQMWAAQHYHFEKPNRWMTSGGLGTMGYGLPAALGVQIAHPDALVIDIAGDASVQMTMQEMSAAVQYDAPIKIFILNNQYMGMVRQWQQLLHGNRLSHSYTEAMPDFVKLAEAYGGHGIRCEKPDELDDAIKEMISVRKPLLFDCRVANLANCFPMIPSGKAHNEMLLPDEATDEAVANAIDAKGRELV, encoded by the coding sequence ATGAGCAATGGACAGAACGGGCGACGTGAAATGACGGGCGCCGAAATGGTGGTGCAGGCGCTGAAGGACAATGGCGTCAAGCATGTCTTCGGTTATCCCGGCGGCGCGGTCCTTCCGATCTACGACGAGATTTTCCAGCAGGACGAGGTCGAGCACATTCTGGTCAGGCACGAACAGGGTGCCGGCCACGCCGCCGAGGGCTATGCCCGTTCGACCGGCAAGGCCGGCGTCATGCTGGTGACCTCCGGGCCCGGCGCCACCAATGCGGTGACGCCGCTGCAGGACGCGCTGATGGATTCGATTCCGCTGGTCTGCCTGACGGGGCAGGTGCCGACCTCCTTGATCGGCTCCGATGCGTTCCAGGAGTGCGACACGGTCGGCATCACGCGCCCCTGCACCAAGCACAACTGGCTGGTGAAGGACGTCAATGATCTCGCCGCGACCATCCACGAGGCCTTCCATGTCGCCACGACCGGCCGTCCCGGCCCGGTGGTGGTCGACATTCCGAAGGATGTGCAGTTCGCCAAGGGGTTTTATGTCCCGCCGCAGATCGCGCCGCGCACCAGCTACCAGCCGAAGGTCCAGGGTGACCTCGAGAAGATCAAGGCGGCGGTCGAATTGATGGCCGGTGCCAAGAAGCCGATCATCTATTCGGGCGGCGGTGTCGTCAATTCCGGCCCGGAAGCGAGCCACCTGCTGCGGGAACTGGTCGACCTCACCGGCTTCCCGATCACCTCGACGCTGATGGGGCTTGGCGCCTATCCGGCATCAGGCAAGAACTGGGTCGGCATGCTGGGCATGCACGGCACCTACGAAGCCAACATGGCCATGCACGACTGCGACGTGATGGTCTGCATCGGCGCCCGTTTCGACGACCGCATCACCGGGCGGCTCAACGCGTTTTCGCCGAACTCGAAAAAGATCCACATCGACATCGATCCGTCCTCCATCAACAAGAACGTTCATGCCGATGTTCCTGTTATCGGCGATGTCGGCCGCGTGCTGGAGGACATGGTGCGGCTGTGGCGGGCGACCGCCAAGACCGACAAGAAGGCGCTTTATCCCTGGTGGGAGCAGATCGCCAAATGGCGCGGGCGCGACTCCCTAGCGTTCAAGATGAACCACGACGTGATCATGCCGCAATACGCCATCCAACGGCTCTACGAACTGACCAAGGACAGGGACACCTACATCACCACCGAGGTCGGCCAGCATCAGATGTGGGCGGCGCAGCACTATCATTTCGAGAAGCCGAACCGCTGGATGACGTCAGGCGGACTGGGCACGATGGGTTACGGCCTGCCGGCCGCACTCGGCGTGCAGATCGCGCATCCCGACGCGCTGGTGATCGACATCGCCGGCGACGCCTCGGTGCAGATGACGATGCAGGAGATGAGTGCGGCGGTGCAGTATGACGCGCCGATCAAGATCTTCATCCTCAACAACCAATATATGGGCATGGTGCGCCAGTGGCAGCAGCTGCTGCACGGCAACCGGCTGTCGCATTCCTATACCGAGGCGATGCCGGACTTCGTCAAGCTGGCCGAAGCCTATGGCGGCCACGGCATCCGCTGCGAGAAGCCGGACGAGCTGGATGACGCCATCAAGGAAATGATTTCGGTCAGGAAGCCGTTGCTGTTCGACTGCCGCGTGGCGAACCTCGCCAATTGCTTCCCGATGATCCCCTCGGGCAAGGCTCATAACGAGATGCTGCTGCCGGACGAGGCGACCGACGAGGCCGTGGCCAACGCCATCGATGCCAAGGGCAGGGAACTGGTGTAG
- a CDS encoding efflux RND transporter periplasmic adaptor subunit: protein MRGKVILSLLAAACAGAAWLYVSPDTLGKVEQFIGAKQAAVADKAATGTQTADKTAADKTAADKGATDKQAAGGNGARSASIVSATATTADFPIRRYAIGFVSSPAVVNINARVSSQIVSIEVKDGQMVKAGDVLFSLDDRALKAQLAKDQATLAKDQAMLTSATADLSRAKDLVAKQAGTQQTYDQALAAQKAATATIDADKATIDADTVQLSYATITAPIAGRLGAVNVAVGDLVTVSNGNSSTATPLVTITQIDPLQVNFNLPESNLALLHKALADPQQGAVTLTKDDDPKPIGKGTLDFVDSSVDTASGTIATRASIPNADLSLWPGQYVNIVLEAGIMPHMTSVPTVAVQPSQKGPFVYVVKPDNTVEMRPVQVALTVGQSSAISDGVKSGEKVVVEGQTRLKNGAAVHEGKAAAGSGDQASAKVAQAGKAGEAAQ from the coding sequence ATGCGTGGAAAAGTCATTCTTTCATTGCTGGCAGCCGCCTGTGCAGGCGCGGCCTGGCTCTATGTGTCTCCCGATACGCTGGGAAAGGTCGAGCAGTTCATCGGCGCAAAGCAGGCCGCGGTAGCGGACAAGGCGGCAACCGGCACGCAGACAGCCGACAAGACAGCAGCCGACAAGACAGCAGCAGACAAGGGGGCAACGGACAAACAGGCGGCCGGCGGCAATGGCGCCCGCTCGGCCTCGATCGTTTCTGCGACCGCGACGACGGCTGATTTCCCGATCCGGCGTTATGCCATCGGCTTCGTCTCCTCTCCCGCCGTGGTCAACATAAACGCGCGCGTCTCCAGCCAGATCGTGTCGATCGAGGTCAAGGACGGGCAGATGGTGAAGGCCGGCGACGTCCTGTTTTCGCTCGACGACCGGGCGCTGAAGGCGCAACTTGCCAAGGACCAGGCGACGCTCGCCAAGGACCAGGCCATGCTGACCAGCGCCACGGCCGATCTCTCGCGCGCCAAGGATCTCGTGGCCAAGCAGGCCGGCACGCAGCAGACCTATGACCAGGCGCTGGCGGCGCAGAAAGCGGCGACCGCAACCATCGATGCCGACAAGGCAACGATCGACGCCGATACCGTCCAACTGAGCTATGCCACGATCACGGCGCCGATCGCCGGCAGGCTGGGCGCGGTCAACGTCGCCGTCGGCGATCTCGTCACCGTCAGCAATGGCAACAGCAGCACGGCGACCCCGCTCGTCACCATCACCCAGATCGACCCGCTGCAAGTGAACTTCAATCTGCCGGAAAGCAATCTGGCACTGCTGCACAAGGCGCTCGCTGATCCGCAGCAAGGGGCGGTGACCCTGACCAAGGACGACGACCCGAAGCCGATCGGCAAGGGCACGCTCGACTTCGTCGATTCCAGCGTCGACACCGCGTCTGGCACAATCGCCACGCGGGCCAGCATTCCAAATGCCGATCTTTCACTGTGGCCCGGCCAGTATGTAAATATCGTCCTGGAAGCCGGCATCATGCCGCACATGACATCCGTTCCGACCGTCGCGGTACAGCCCAGCCAGAAGGGACCGTTCGTCTATGTGGTCAAGCCGGACAACACGGTCGAGATGCGACCGGTGCAGGTGGCGCTGACCGTTGGCCAGAGCAGCGCCATCAGCGATGGTGTGAAAAGCGGCGAGAAGGTCGTTGTCGAAGGCCAGACGCGATTGAAGAATGGTGCCGCGGTGCATGAAGGCAAGGCGGCGGCCGGGTCCGGCGACCAGGCCTCAGCCAAGGTCGCACAAGCCGGCAAGGCCGGCGAGGCGGCCCAATGA
- a CDS encoding HD domain-containing protein, translating to MSGQDLNAGNIVEFIADIFERRGAESYLGEPVTMSEHMLQGAWLAEQDGAPEVLVAAALLHDIGHYTSEFGTYSPDDVEDKHHDEAGGEVLAPFFPPVIVECVRLHVAAKRYLCATDPTYFSKLSPASVHTLSLQGGPMSAEEVAEFRSNPFHEEAVRVRIWDEGGKIANMKTRAFRDYVPLLQRVVEKFAAQRMT from the coding sequence ATGAGCGGTCAGGATCTGAACGCGGGCAATATCGTCGAATTCATCGCCGACATTTTCGAGCGCCGGGGTGCGGAATCCTATCTCGGCGAGCCGGTGACGATGTCGGAACACATGCTGCAGGGCGCCTGGCTGGCGGAGCAGGATGGAGCGCCGGAGGTGCTGGTGGCCGCCGCCCTGCTGCACGACATCGGCCATTACACCAGCGAGTTCGGCACCTATTCGCCCGACGATGTCGAGGACAAGCATCATGACGAAGCCGGCGGCGAGGTGCTGGCGCCGTTCTTCCCGCCGGTCATCGTCGAGTGCGTGAGGCTGCACGTCGCGGCCAAGCGTTATCTCTGCGCCACCGACCCGACCTATTTCTCCAAGCTGTCGCCGGCTTCGGTGCATACGCTGTCTCTGCAGGGTGGGCCGATGAGTGCCGAGGAGGTGGCCGAGTTCCGCAGCAACCCGTTCCATGAGGAAGCGGTGCGGGTCCGCATCTGGGACGAGGGCGGCAAGATCGCCAATATGAAGACGCGGGCGTTTCGCGACTATGTACCCTTGCTACAGCGCGTCGTGGAAAAGTTCGCGGCCCAAAGGATGACATAA
- a CDS encoding NAD(P)/FAD-dependent oxidoreductase, with translation MLDKAPNKKLSDLLDAFGGALAAGDIDKAVGCFQEDCYWRDLVTFTWNIKTMEGRDQVRHMLNSQLSRTKPSHFALAEGEDATESGGVIDGWISFETEVARGFGHIRLKDGKIWTLLTTMVELKGHEEPAGFARPMGAKHGSGKNRPTWKEEREKEAAELGFKTQPYTVIIGGGQGGIALGARLRQLGVPTIIIEKNERAGDSWRKRYKSLCLHDPVWYDHLPYIDFPRNWPVFSPKDKIGDWLEMYTKVMELNYWSSTEAKSASYDDKEKEWTVVVHRDGKDITLKPKQLVLATGQAGKANLPKFKGMENFKGDQHHSSQHPGADAYAGKKAVVIGSNNSAHDISAALWEAGADVTMVQRSSTHISRSDTLMEIGLGSLYSEQAVQNGITTAKADLIFASLPYKILHEFQIPAYAEMKKRDAAFYEGLDKAGFMLDWGDDESGLFMKYLRRGSGYYIDVGASQLIIDGSIKLKSGVDVKEIKEHSVLLGDGTELPADLIVYATGYGSMNGWAADLISRETADRVGKCWGLGSNTTKDPGPWEGELRNMWKPTQQEALWFHGGNLHQSRHYSQFLSLQLKARQVGVPTPVYGLQEVHHKG, from the coding sequence ATGCTCGACAAAGCCCCCAACAAAAAGCTTTCCGACCTGCTCGATGCGTTCGGTGGCGCTCTTGCCGCCGGCGACATAGACAAGGCGGTCGGCTGTTTCCAGGAAGACTGCTATTGGCGCGACCTCGTCACCTTCACCTGGAACATCAAGACCATGGAAGGCCGTGACCAGGTCCGCCACATGCTGAATAGCCAGTTGTCGAGGACGAAACCCTCGCACTTCGCCCTCGCCGAGGGCGAGGATGCGACCGAGAGCGGTGGAGTGATCGACGGCTGGATCAGCTTCGAGACCGAGGTTGCGCGCGGTTTTGGCCATATCAGGCTGAAGGACGGCAAGATCTGGACGCTGCTGACCACCATGGTCGAACTGAAAGGCCATGAGGAGCCGGCGGGTTTCGCGCGGCCGATGGGCGCCAAGCATGGCTCCGGCAAGAACCGCCCAACCTGGAAGGAAGAACGCGAGAAGGAAGCGGCGGAACTCGGCTTCAAGACACAGCCCTACACGGTGATCATCGGCGGCGGCCAGGGCGGCATCGCGCTTGGTGCGCGCCTGCGGCAGCTCGGCGTGCCGACCATCATCATCGAGAAGAACGAACGCGCCGGCGACAGCTGGCGCAAGCGCTACAAGTCGCTCTGCCTGCACGATCCGGTCTGGTACGACCATCTGCCCTATATCGATTTCCCCAGAAACTGGCCGGTGTTCTCGCCCAAGGACAAGATCGGCGACTGGCTGGAAATGTACACCAAGGTGATGGAGCTGAATTACTGGTCGTCGACAGAGGCCAAGAGTGCGTCCTACGACGACAAGGAAAAGGAATGGACTGTCGTGGTGCACCGCGACGGCAAGGACATCACCTTGAAACCGAAGCAGTTGGTGCTGGCCACCGGGCAGGCCGGCAAAGCAAACCTGCCCAAATTCAAGGGTATGGAAAATTTCAAGGGCGACCAGCACCACTCCTCGCAACATCCCGGTGCCGATGCCTATGCCGGCAAGAAGGCGGTGGTTATCGGTTCGAACAATTCCGCCCACGACATATCAGCGGCACTTTGGGAAGCGGGCGCTGACGTGACCATGGTGCAGCGCTCGAGCACCCATATCTCCAGGTCCGACACGCTGATGGAAATCGGGCTGGGTTCCCTCTATTCGGAACAAGCGGTGCAAAACGGCATCACCACCGCCAAAGCCGACCTGATCTTCGCCTCCCTGCCCTACAAGATCCTGCATGAATTCCAGATCCCGGCCTATGCCGAGATGAAGAAACGCGACGCGGCCTTTTACGAGGGGCTCGACAAGGCCGGCTTCATGCTCGACTGGGGCGATGACGAGTCTGGCCTGTTCATGAAGTACCTCAGGCGCGGCTCCGGCTACTATATAGACGTCGGCGCCTCGCAGTTGATCATCGACGGGTCGATCAAGCTGAAGAGCGGTGTCGACGTGAAGGAGATCAAGGAGCATTCGGTGCTGCTTGGCGATGGCACGGAACTGCCCGCCGATCTCATCGTGTACGCGACCGGCTATGGTTCGATGAACGGCTGGGCGGCCGACCTGATCTCGCGTGAAACCGCCGACAGGGTCGGCAAATGCTGGGGCCTCGGTTCGAACACCACCAAGGACCCCGGCCCGTGGGAAGGCGAACTGCGCAACATGTGGAAGCCGACCCAGCAAGAGGCGCTGTGGTTCCACGGCGGCAATCTGCACCAGTCACGGCACTATTCGCAGTTCCTGTCGCTGCAGCTGAAAGCCAGGCAAGTCGGTGTGCCGACGCCGGTCTACGGGTTGCAGGAAGTCCACCACAAGGGCTGA